From the genome of Elusimicrobiota bacterium, one region includes:
- the kdsB gene encoding 3-deoxy-manno-octulosonate cytidylyltransferase produces the protein MKAIGVIPSRYNSTRFPGKPLFVINGKTLLERVWRRAKKSRLLDEIIIATDDQRIFETAKRFNAKIFMTSKNCKSGTDRLAEVAKKTGKKYDIFINIQGDEPLISPLLIDNLIKELKKNKETSVVTAVYPLKNKKEILSPNVVKTVLDKKGFALYFSRYPIPYNRDKKKARYYKHIGIYGYRKDFLIKFSAMAQTGLEKTEQLEQLRILENGFKIKTILSKTDSLGVDVPQDIKKIQWMLS, from the coding sequence ATGAAGGCCATCGGAGTTATTCCTTCACGGTACAATTCAACACGTTTTCCGGGCAAACCCCTTTTTGTCATTAATGGTAAAACATTGCTAGAAAGAGTATGGCGAAGAGCCAAAAAAAGCAGGCTTCTTGATGAAATTATAATAGCAACTGACGATCAAAGAATTTTTGAAACGGCTAAAAGATTCAATGCAAAAATTTTCATGACTTCAAAAAATTGCAAAAGCGGAACAGATCGTCTTGCAGAAGTAGCTAAAAAAACAGGCAAAAAATACGATATTTTTATTAATATTCAGGGCGATGAACCTTTGATTTCGCCACTGTTGATTGACAATCTTATTAAAGAATTGAAAAAGAATAAGGAAACCTCCGTTGTAACCGCGGTCTATCCTTTGAAGAATAAAAAAGAAATATTAAGCCCTAATGTAGTTAAAACTGTTTTAGACAAAAAAGGTTTTGCATTATATTTTTCAAGATACCCTATTCCCTATAATAGGGACAAAAAAAAAGCGAGATATTATAAGCATATCGGTATTTACGGATACCGCAAGGATTTTCTGATTAAATTTTCCGCAATGGCTCAAACCGGCTTGGAAAAGACTGAACAGCTTGAGCAGCTGAGAATTCTTGAAAATGGCTTCAAAATTAAAACAATTCTTTCAAAAACTGATTCCTTAGGAGTCGATGTTCCACAAGATATTAAAAAAATTCAATGGATGCTTTCATGA